In Streptomyces sp. NBC_00344, the genomic window GGCATCCACGAAACGCCCGTCCGCGAGCGCCAGCGCACCCGCGTCGCCGGCCGCCGCCAGCACGATGTCCTCCGCCGCGCTGACCTCCTCCCGGCTCGGCAGATAGGCCTGCTCGATCACCGGCAGCTGGGCCGGGTGAATAGCCGCGCGCCCCAGGAATCCGAGTGCCCGGCCCCTGGCGCAGGACGCGGCAAGGCCGTCCAGATCCCGCACATCGGGGAAGACCGACTGCGCGGGCGGGGCCAGACCCGCCGCCCGCGCGGCGATCACCGCACGGCTGCGCGGCCAGGCGAGACCCGCCTCGTCCAGCACACCCAGATCGGCGCGGAGGTCCGCCTCGCCGAGGGCCAGGCCGCATACCGTCGGGGTCGCCGTGGCGATCTCGTAGGCGCGCTCCACCCCCAGCGCCGACTCCAGTATCGGGAAGAGCGGCAGATCCGCCCGCCCGCCGGCCGCGGCCCAGCCGGCGACCCCGCGCACCTCGGCGGCGCCGCCGGCCTTGGGCAGCCGCAGCCCGGCCAGACCGGGCAGGGCCGCGAGCGCGCGGACATCGTCCTGGGCGAGGGGCCCGTCCAGTGCGTTGATCCGCACATGCACCGGGGAGGGCCCGGGAACGGGGTCGGAGAGGAGTTCGGCAGTGGCCTCACGGGCGTATGCCTTGCGGTCGGGGGCGACCGCGTCCTCCAGGTCGACCAGTACCACATCGGCGCCGCTGTGCAGCGCCTTCGCGACCACCTCCGGCCGGTCACCCGGCACATACAGCCAGGTCAGTACCGTGTTCACCGGACCGTCCCGGACTCACGGAGAGCGGCGATGTCCGAGGTGTCCAGGCCGAGCCCGGAAAGCACCTCATCGGTGTCGGCGCCGTGCGGCCGGCCCGCCCATCGGATGGCGCCGGGCGTCCCGGAGAGCCGGAACAGCACGTTCTGCATCCGGACGGTGCCCAGTTCCTCGTCCGGCACCTCGGCGAAGGTGCCCAGCGCGCGGTACTGCGGATCCTCCATCGCGTCGGCGATGTCGTAGACCGGGGCGATGGCGGCCTGCGCTTCCTCGAAGGCCGCCATCACCTCCGCCCTGTCGTGCCGGGCGATCCATCCGCTGACCGCCTCGTCCAGCTCGTCGGCGTGCCGGGCGCGCTGCGCACCGGAGGCGAACCACGGCTCATCGATGACGTCGGGGCGTCCCACCAGCCGCATCACCCGCTCCGCGATCGACTGGGCGGACGTCGACACGGCGACCCACTTGCCGTCGCGTGTGCGGTAGGTGTTCCGCGGGGCGTTGTTGTTGGAGCGGTTGCCGGTGCGCGGCTGCACATAGCCGAGCTGGTCGTACCAGATGGCCTGCGGCCCGAGCACCGCGAGCATCGGCTCGATGATCGCCATGTCGACGATCTGCCCCTGCCCGGTCCTGTCCCGGCCGGTGAGCGCGGCCATCACGGCGTACGCGGTGGCGAGCGCGGCGACCGAGTCGGCCAGTCCGAAGGGCGGCAGGGTGGGCGGGCCGTCGGGCTCGCCGGTCATCGCCGCGAAGCCGCTCATGGCCTCGGCGAGGGTGCCGAATCCCGGACGTCGCGCATAGGGACCGAACTGGCCGAAGCCCGTCACCCTGGCCAGCACCAGTCGCGGGTTCGCCTCGGACAGCCGGTCCCAGCCCAGACCCCACTTCTCCAGGGTGCCGGGACGGAAGTTCTCGATGATCACATCGGCATCGGCGGCGAGCCGGAGCAGCACATCACGGCCACCGGGTGTGGACAGATCGAGCGTGATGGTGCGCTTGTTCCTGCCCAGCAGCTTCCACCACAGACCGATCCCGTCCTTGCTCGGGCCGTGGCCGCGCGAGGGGTCGGGCCGGTCCGGGTGCTCGACCTTGACGACATCGGCGCCGAAGTCGCCGAGCAGGGTGGCGGCCAGCGGGCCCGCGAAGAGCGTGGCGAGATCGAGCACCCGCATCCCCTCGAGGGGAGCCGGCGCCCGGCTGCCTGCCGGGATGTCCTTCGGTTCGTCGTCAGTCATCGGGTGTTCCTCACGTACAGTGCGTCGATCTCGGTTCGATGGGGCATGGAGGCACCGGCTCCGGGACGCTGCACACTCAGCGCGGAGGCGGCCGACGCCCAGGCCATCGCCTCCAGGACCGGCCGCCCCTCGCCGACGGCGACAGCCAGGGCCCCGACGAAGGTGTCCCCCGCCGCGGTGGTGTCCACCGCCCGCACCGGCAGTGCGGGCACGGTCACCGGGCCGGTGCCACGGGCCGCGTGCAGACTCCCCGCCGCACCCAGGGTGACGACGACCTCGGGAACCAGGTCGAGCAGCGCGGTGGCCGCACGGTGCGGGTCCCCGCAGCCGGTGAGCGCCGCGGCCTCGTGCTCGTTGGGCACCAACAGGTCGGTGAGCGACAGGAGTTCATCGGGCAGCTGCTGCGCGGGGGCGGGTGTCAGGACGGTACGCACACCGTTCGCGCGGGCCGAACGGGCGCCCGCGAGCACTCCGGACATGGGCAGTTCGAGCTGGAGCAGCAGTGCTCCGGACGCGCCGATCCTGGCCTCGTCGCCGTCCGCGAGGGCGGTGACCGTGCCATTGGCGCCGGGGACCACCACGATCGCGTTGCCGCCCTCGTCGTCGACCACGATGTGCGCGGTGCCGCTCGGGCCCTGCACGGTCCGCAACCCGGAGATCTCCACACCGGATTCGGCCAGCGCGGTGCGCAGCCGGTCTCCGAAACCGTCGTCGCCTACGGCGCCGATCATGGTGACCCTGCCACCCGCCCGGGCCGCGGCCACCGCCTGGTTGGCACCCTTGCCGCCGGGAACCGTACGGAACTCCCGTCCCGTCACGGTCTCCCCGCGCCGGGGCGCCGTGGCGACGTACGCCACCAGATCCATGTTGGTGGAGCCCAGCACGGTCAGCGTGGCGGCTGATGGTTCCCCGCTCATGTCCTCGCGTCCCCTCCGCCGGCGTGGCGCAGGGTGCGCTCGGCCAGCTCGTCGAAACCGATACCGTCCAGACCACCGACCGTGGTGGCCAGCCGATTCCTCAACGGCTTCGTCCAGCGCTCGGGTACGGCCTGCGGGCCGCCCGCGAGGAGACCCGCCACGCTGCCTGCCGTCGCACCGTTGGAGTCGGTGTCCCAGCCGCCGGACACCGCACGGCAGATGGACCCGGTGAAGTCGCCGTCCGCATGGGTCAGCGCCGCGGCCAGCAGCGCCGCGTTCGGCAGCACATGCACCCAGTGGTGGTCCCCGTACGCCGTGTGCAACTCGTCCACCACCGACTCGAACCCCCCGGCGGTGCCCAGCGGTTCCGCGACAGCCCGCTCGATACCGAACCGCACGGCGGCCGCGAAGCGGGAGCGGGGCGGTACGACGCGCAGACCGGCCCGCAGCGCGCCGTGCACGTCGCACTGCCCGCCCGCGGCGGCCGCGATCACCGCAGCGGCGAACATCTCGCCGTACACACCGTTCGCCGTATGGGTGAGGACCGCGTCCCGCCAGGCGGCGGACGCGGCCCTTGCCGGATCGCCCGGGTTGGTCCAGCCAAAGATGTCCGCCCTGATCTGCGCGCCGATCCACTCGCGGAACGGATTGCGGTACACCGCACTGTCCGGTGGCTCGATCCCGCAGAGCAGATTGCGGTACGCGGCCCGCTCGGCCGTGAAGGTACGCCCGGCCGGCAGCTCGTCCAGCCAGAGCTGCGCCACATCGGCGGTGGTGAAGCCGGGGCCGTAGCGGTCGAGCAGCAACAGACCGAGCAGCGGGTAGTTGAGGTCGTCGTCCTCGGGCGCGCCGTCGATGTTCTCGGCGAGCGAAGTGGGACGCGAGCGGCGGTTCCACGGATGTGCGGCGGCGATCTCCGGATCGAGACCTGACGCGGTGAACCAGTTGTCCAGAGGCCAGTTGCCGGTGGAGCGGGCGATGGCCCTGATGCCGCTCAGGGTGAGCTTCTCGACCGGCTTGCCGAGCACGCAGCCGGCTGCGCGGCCCAGCCAGGACGCCTCCAGACGGCTGCGCAGCGCCTCCTGGCCGGCGGCGGCCCGGTGGACCGGCGCGGGCCAGTCGGCGCA contains:
- a CDS encoding ADP-ribosylglycohydrolase family protein; this encodes MTAPGAGGPLRLTWVQPEDLVGHELRQAAQDGRDTTEAERRWTAAGGHPAPGRAGASPGPADPELRRIAGEILDELAAVASPLAADEPTGLDDIRSRCADWPAPVHRAAAGQEALRSRLEASWLGRAAGCVLGKPVEKLTLSGIRAIARSTGNWPLDNWFTASGLDPEIAAAHPWNRRSRPTSLAENIDGAPEDDDLNYPLLGLLLLDRYGPGFTTADVAQLWLDELPAGRTFTAERAAYRNLLCGIEPPDSAVYRNPFREWIGAQIRADIFGWTNPGDPARAASAAWRDAVLTHTANGVYGEMFAAAVIAAAAGGQCDVHGALRAGLRVVPPRSRFAAAVRFGIERAVAEPLGTAGGFESVVDELHTAYGDHHWVHVLPNAALLAAALTHADGDFTGSICRAVSGGWDTDSNGATAGSVAGLLAGGPQAVPERWTKPLRNRLATTVGGLDGIGFDELAERTLRHAGGGDART
- the rbsK gene encoding ribokinase, translating into MSGEPSAATLTVLGSTNMDLVAYVATAPRRGETVTGREFRTVPGGKGANQAVAAARAGGRVTMIGAVGDDGFGDRLRTALAESGVEISGLRTVQGPSGTAHIVVDDEGGNAIVVVPGANGTVTALADGDEARIGASGALLLQLELPMSGVLAGARSARANGVRTVLTPAPAQQLPDELLSLTDLLVPNEHEAAALTGCGDPHRAATALLDLVPEVVVTLGAAGSLHAARGTGPVTVPALPVRAVDTTAAGDTFVGALAVAVGEGRPVLEAMAWASAASALSVQRPGAGASMPHRTEIDALYVRNTR
- a CDS encoding CaiB/BaiF CoA transferase family protein; its protein translation is MTDDEPKDIPAGSRAPAPLEGMRVLDLATLFAGPLAATLLGDFGADVVKVEHPDRPDPSRGHGPSKDGIGLWWKLLGRNKRTITLDLSTPGGRDVLLRLAADADVIIENFRPGTLEKWGLGWDRLSEANPRLVLARVTGFGQFGPYARRPGFGTLAEAMSGFAAMTGEPDGPPTLPPFGLADSVAALATAYAVMAALTGRDRTGQGQIVDMAIIEPMLAVLGPQAIWYDQLGYVQPRTGNRSNNNAPRNTYRTRDGKWVAVSTSAQSIAERVMRLVGRPDVIDEPWFASGAQRARHADELDEAVSGWIARHDRAEVMAAFEEAQAAIAPVYDIADAMEDPQYRALGTFAEVPDEELGTVRMQNVLFRLSGTPGAIRWAGRPHGADTDEVLSGLGLDTSDIAALRESGTVR
- a CDS encoding HpcH/HpaI aldolase/citrate lyase family protein; its protein translation is MNTVLTWLYVPGDRPEVVAKALHSGADVVLVDLEDAVAPDRKAYAREATAELLSDPVPGPSPVHVRINALDGPLAQDDVRALAALPGLAGLRLPKAGGAAEVRGVAGWAAAGGRADLPLFPILESALGVERAYEIATATPTVCGLALGEADLRADLGVLDEAGLAWPRSRAVIAARAAGLAPPAQSVFPDVRDLDGLAASCARGRALGFLGRAAIHPAQLPVIEQAYLPSREEVSAAEDIVLAAAGDAGALALADGRFVDAAVVAGARRTLELSRRGGR